From Gemmatimonadaceae bacterium, the proteins below share one genomic window:
- the metH gene encoding methionine synthase: MTSSVLRPSSFTRAQRIAALHAEAAKRLLVIDGAMGTMVQTYGLTEADYRGARFADWATDLKGNNDLLILTRPDVIGDIHRAYLAAGADIIETSTFNSTRVSMADYGMQEIVRELNVEGARLARAVCDEFETKDGRPRWVAGVLGPLNRTASLSPDVNDPGKRNITFAELVEAYSEATEGLLDGGSDVILIETIFDTLNAKGAIFAVEQVFERRGERVPVMISGTITDASGRTLTGQTTEAFWNSVMHARPFSVGLNCALGAKDLRGYVQELSRIADCYVTVHPNAGLPNEMGGYDETPDYTSSILKEFAEAGLVNVVGGCCGTTPAHIKAIADAVRPLPPRKIPEVPKRLRLSGLEPLTIGPDSNFVNVGERTNVTGSKKFAELIIGGHYDQALEVARQQVEAGAVIIDINMDEGMLDAEAAMTRFLNLVASEPAISKVPVMIDSSKWNVIEAGLRCVQGKGIVNSISLKEGEAEFVRQARLVRHYGAAVIVMAFDEQGQADTVERKVAICERAYRILTERVGFPPQDIIFDPNIFAIGTGIEEHNGYAVAFIEAAQQIKQRLPHARISGGVSNVSFSFRGNNPVREAIHSVFLYHAVKAGMDMGIVNAGALVLYEDIPAGLRERVEDLVLNRRADATERLLSVADDAKGQATKKKADLSWREGPVHERLRHALVHGIADFVVDDTEEARHLYERPIEVIEGPLMDGMNVVGDLFGAGKMFLPQVVKSARVMKRAVAHLIPYIEAEKAANPESRSKGRIVMATVKGDVHDIGKNIVGVVMQCNNFEVIDLGVMVPCAKILEAARAHDADLIGLSGLITPSLEEMAFVASEMQREGWSVPLLIGGATTSKVHTAVKIEPNYASPVVHVLDASRAVGVATSLTSDAGRENFARETREEYEQIRRDRAARQRDVKRQTIEQARSNKLRLEWDGDAPTPSFEGVRVLDDFPLQELVPRIDWTPFFQTWELAGSYPSILDDAVVGEAARNLFRDAREMLERIVDERWLKARAVVGFFEAHSDDAEQIIVKRPAEGWVLEDATARVQTIRQQMVKADGRPNLALADFVAPDARGVRDWIGSFVVTTGIGLDEKVAEFEAANDDYSSIMVKALADRLAEAFAERLHEKVRRELWGYAPNEHLDNQAIIREQYQGIRPAPGYPACPDHTEKRTIFDLLDAERRAGVHLTESYAMHPASAVAGWYFWHPQAQYFGVGKIEQDQVQAYAERKGVALSEAERWLSPILNYDRAVRA; encoded by the coding sequence GTGACCTCCTCCGTCCTTCGTCCTTCGTCCTTCACCCGCGCGCAGCGCATAGCTGCGCTCCACGCCGAGGCCGCAAAGCGCCTCCTCGTCATCGACGGCGCCATGGGCACGATGGTGCAGACCTACGGCCTCACTGAGGCCGACTACCGTGGCGCGCGATTCGCCGACTGGGCGACCGACCTCAAGGGCAACAACGACCTGCTCATCCTCACGCGCCCCGACGTCATCGGCGACATCCACCGCGCGTACCTCGCGGCGGGCGCGGACATCATCGAGACCTCGACGTTCAACTCGACGCGCGTCTCCATGGCCGACTATGGCATGCAGGAGATCGTGCGCGAGCTGAACGTCGAGGGCGCGCGCCTGGCCCGTGCGGTCTGCGACGAGTTCGAGACCAAGGACGGGCGCCCGCGCTGGGTGGCTGGCGTGCTCGGCCCGCTCAATCGCACGGCCTCGCTGTCACCCGACGTCAATGATCCCGGCAAGCGCAACATCACCTTCGCGGAGTTGGTCGAGGCCTACTCCGAAGCCACCGAGGGACTGCTCGATGGCGGCTCCGACGTCATCCTCATCGAGACGATCTTCGACACACTGAACGCGAAGGGCGCGATCTTCGCGGTCGAGCAGGTCTTCGAGCGCCGCGGCGAGCGCGTGCCGGTGATGATCTCCGGCACCATCACCGACGCCTCGGGCCGCACGCTCACCGGCCAGACCACCGAGGCTTTCTGGAACTCGGTGATGCACGCACGCCCCTTCAGCGTCGGCCTCAACTGCGCACTCGGCGCCAAGGACCTGCGCGGCTACGTGCAGGAGCTCTCGCGCATCGCCGACTGCTACGTGACGGTGCATCCGAATGCCGGCCTGCCGAACGAGATGGGCGGCTACGACGAGACGCCGGACTACACGTCGAGCATCCTGAAGGAGTTCGCCGAGGCGGGCCTGGTGAACGTGGTCGGTGGCTGCTGCGGCACCACGCCGGCGCACATCAAGGCGATTGCCGACGCCGTGCGCCCGCTACCGCCGCGCAAGATCCCCGAGGTCCCGAAGCGTCTTCGCCTGAGTGGCCTGGAGCCACTGACCATCGGCCCGGACTCGAACTTCGTGAACGTGGGCGAGCGCACGAACGTCACGGGTTCCAAGAAGTTCGCCGAGCTGATCATCGGCGGGCACTACGACCAGGCGCTCGAGGTCGCGCGGCAGCAGGTCGAGGCCGGCGCGGTGATCATCGACATCAACATGGACGAGGGCATGCTCGACGCCGAGGCGGCGATGACGCGCTTCCTCAACCTCGTGGCGTCGGAACCGGCCATCTCCAAGGTTCCGGTGATGATCGACTCGTCCAAGTGGAACGTGATCGAGGCGGGCCTGCGCTGCGTGCAGGGCAAGGGCATCGTGAACTCCATCTCGCTCAAGGAGGGCGAGGCCGAGTTCGTGCGGCAGGCCAGGCTCGTGCGCCACTACGGCGCGGCGGTGATCGTCATGGCCTTCGACGAGCAGGGCCAGGCGGACACGGTGGAGCGCAAGGTCGCCATCTGCGAACGAGCCTACCGCATCCTCACGGAGCGGGTGGGCTTCCCGCCGCAGGACATCATCTTCGACCCGAACATCTTTGCCATCGGCACGGGGATCGAGGAGCACAACGGCTATGCGGTGGCCTTCATCGAGGCTGCGCAGCAGATCAAGCAGCGCCTGCCGCACGCGCGCATCTCGGGCGGCGTGAGCAACGTCTCGTTCTCGTTCCGCGGCAACAACCCGGTGCGCGAGGCCATCCACTCGGTCTTTCTGTATCACGCGGTGAAGGCCGGGATGGACATGGGCATCGTGAACGCCGGTGCCTTGGTGCTCTACGAGGACATCCCCGCGGGATTGCGCGAGCGGGTCGAGGATCTCGTGCTCAACCGCCGGGCTGACGCCACGGAGCGCCTGTTGTCCGTCGCCGACGATGCCAAGGGCCAGGCCACGAAGAAGAAAGCCGACCTCAGCTGGCGCGAGGGCCCGGTGCACGAGCGCCTGCGCCACGCGCTGGTGCACGGCATCGCCGACTTCGTCGTTGACGACACCGAGGAAGCGCGTCACCTCTACGAGCGGCCCATCGAGGTCATCGAAGGTCCGTTGATGGATGGCATGAATGTCGTCGGGGACCTCTTCGGCGCCGGCAAGATGTTCCTGCCGCAGGTGGTGAAGTCGGCGCGCGTGATGAAGCGCGCGGTGGCTCACCTCATCCCCTACATCGAAGCCGAGAAGGCGGCGAATCCCGAGTCGCGCAGCAAGGGCCGCATCGTGATGGCCACCGTGAAGGGCGACGTGCACGACATCGGCAAGAACATCGTGGGCGTCGTGATGCAGTGCAACAACTTCGAGGTCATCGACCTCGGCGTGATGGTTCCCTGCGCGAAGATCCTCGAGGCGGCGCGGGCACACGATGCCGATCTCATCGGGCTCTCCGGGCTGATCACACCCTCGCTGGAGGAGATGGCCTTCGTGGCCAGCGAGATGCAGCGCGAGGGCTGGTCCGTGCCGCTGCTCATCGGCGGCGCGACGACGAGCAAGGTGCACACGGCGGTGAAGATCGAGCCGAACTACGCCAGCCCGGTGGTGCACGTGCTCGACGCCTCGCGCGCGGTGGGCGTGGCCACGTCGCTCACCAGCGATGCGGGCCGCGAGAACTTCGCGCGCGAGACGCGCGAGGAGTACGAGCAGATCCGCCGCGACCGCGCCGCGCGCCAGCGCGACGTGAAACGGCAGACCATCGAGCAGGCGCGCAGCAACAAGCTGCGCCTCGAGTGGGACGGCGACGCGCCGACGCCGAGCTTCGAGGGCGTGCGCGTCCTCGATGACTTCCCGCTGCAGGAGTTGGTGCCGCGCATCGACTGGACGCCGTTCTTCCAGACCTGGGAGCTCGCGGGCTCGTATCCGAGCATCCTCGACGATGCGGTGGTCGGCGAGGCCGCGCGCAACCTTTTCCGCGACGCACGCGAGATGCTGGAGCGCATCGTGGACGAACGCTGGCTCAAGGCCCGCGCCGTGGTCGGCTTCTTCGAGGCCCACTCCGACGACGCCGAGCAGATCATCGTCAAGCGGCCGGCCGAGGGCTGGGTGCTTGAGGACGCCACGGCGCGCGTGCAGACCATCCGCCAGCAGATGGTGAAGGCCGACGGGCGGCCGAACCTCGCCCTGGCAGACTTCGTCGCGCCCGACGCTCGCGGCGTGCGCGACTGGATCGGCAGCTTCGTCGTCACGACTGGCATCGGCTTGGATGAGAAGGTGGCCGAGTTCGAGGCGGCCAACGACGACTACTCGAGCATCATGGTGAAGGCGCTGGCCGACCGACTCGCCGAAGCCTTTGCCGAGCGGCTGCACGAGAAAGTGCGCCGCGAGCTCTGGGGCTACGCGCCGAACGAACATCTCGACAATCAGGCCATCATCCGCGAGCAGTACCAAGGCATCCGGCCGGCGCCCGGCTACCCGGCCTGCCCGGACCACACCGAGAAGCGGACGATCTTCGACCTGCTGGACGCGGAGCGGCGCGCCGGGGTGCACCTGACCGAGAGCTACGCGATGCACCCGGCCTCGGCCGTGGCGGGCTGGTACTTCTGGCACCCCCAGGCCCAGTACTTCGGGGTGGGCAAGATCGAGCAGGACCAGGTCCAAGCCTACGCCGAACGGAAGGGGGTGGCCCTGAGTGAGGCAGAACGCTGGCTGTCGCCGATACTGAACTACGATCGCGCCGTGCGCGCCTAA